One genomic segment of Erythrolamprus reginae isolate rEryReg1 chromosome 2, rEryReg1.hap1, whole genome shotgun sequence includes these proteins:
- the LOC139162873 gene encoding zinc finger protein 91-like isoform X7: MKLSVFYQGDQTAVQPPNQEGLVSFEEVAVSFSEEEWSLLDPDQKSLHLEVMLENHRNVVSLGNNGQENQDSCELFQVIDTKEGMENFGIGMEVKSPERNQSKNWNQESSSSTDAPMQDFLPQQVKIRGKYIGKSVKLNKAEVQVNEQCGKTFAQRGNLISHKMIHTGEKPYKCMECGKIFALSSRLTIHKKLHTKEKQFKCIKCGKYFRRNEQLIVHNRIHTGEKLYKCMECGKTFAQRCNLTSHKLIHTGEKPYKCMECGKTFAQNSALTYHNTLHTGEKPYKCLECGKTFTSVSGLRRHKKIHSGEKSFKCMECGKTFAHRCDLISHKRSHTGEKPYKCIVCGKTFAYRSSLISHKMTHTGEKPYKCMECGKTFGRRAHLTYHKMTHTGEKPYKCMACGKTFARSSALTSHKWVHTGEKPYKCMECGKTFALSSRLTIHKIIHMRKKPFKCMDCGKTFTNGSGLRKHKTIHTGEKPYKCMECGKTFAQRAHLISHKMIHTGEKPYKSMGCGKTFSQRCNLISHKLIHTGEKPYKCMECGKTFAQRAHLTFHKMIHTGEKPYKCIECGKTFAQRCNLTSHKLIHSGEKPYKCMECGKTFSQRCNLTSHKLIHTGEKPYKCMECGKTFAQRAHLTSHKMIHTGEKPYKCMECGKTFGQRCNLTSHKLIHSGEKPYKCMECGKTFAYRSSLISHKMTHTGEKPYKCMECGKTFGRRAHLTSHKMTHTGEKPYKCMECGKSFSQRYNLTSHKLIHTGEKPYKCMECGKTFAHSTTLSSHNTLHTGEKPHKCLECGQTFTSVSGLRGHKKIHSGEKPFKCMECGKTFAQKPNLTSHKKVHTDEKPYKCIECGKTFAQNRYLSSHKRIHAQEKLYSNST, translated from the coding sequence gtaataatgggcaggagaatcaagattcctgtgaactgttccaaGTGATCGATACTAAAGAGGGAATGGAGAAttttggaattggaatggaagTCAAAAGCCCTGAGAGAAACCAGTCAAAgaattggaatcaggaaagctcatcCTCCACTGATGCTCCGATGCAAGACTTTCTCCCACAACAAGTTAAAATAAGGGGGAAATATATTGGGAAAAGTGTGAAGCTAAACAAAGCTGAAGTACAAGTAAATGAacagtgtggaaagacctttgctcaaagaggcaatcttatttcccataagatgatccacacaggggagaagccatataaatgcatggaatgtggaaagatctTTGCTCTGAGCAGTAGACTTACTATCCACAAAAAGCTCCAcacaaaagagaaacaatttaaATGCATCAAATGTggaaaatatttcagaagaaatGAGCAACTTATTGTTCATaacaggatccacacaggagagaaactttataaatgcatggagtgtggaaagacctttgctcaaagatgtaatcttacttcccataagttgattcacacaggagagaaaccttataaatgcatggagtgtggaaagacctttgctcagaacaGTGCACTTACTTATCATAATACactccacacaggggagaagccatataaatgcctggaatgtggaaagacattTACTAGTGTCAGTGGACTTAGAAGACACAAAAAGATCCACTCAGGAGAGAAGTCATTTaagtgcatggaatgtggaaagacctttgctcatagatgtgatcttatttcccataaaagaagccacacgggggagaagccatataaatgcatagtgtgtggaaagacctttgcttatAGAAGTtcacttatttcccataaaatgacccacacaggggagaagccttataaatgcatggagtgtggaaagacctttggtcgAAGAGCTCATCTTACTTACCATAAaatgacccacacaggggagaaaccatataaatgcatggcgtgtggaaagacctttgctcgaagcagtgcacttacttcccataagtgggtccacacaggggagaagccgtataaatgcatggagtgtggaaagacctttgctctgaGCAGTAGACTTACTATCCACAAAATTATCCACATGAGGAAAAAGCCATTTAAGTGCATGGATTGTGGAAAGACATTTACTAATGGAAGCGGACTTAGAAAACACAAAACGATCCACACGGgagagaagccttataaatgcatggagtgtggaaagacctttgctcaaagagctcatcttatttcccataaaatgaTCCACACAGGTGAGAAGCCTTATAAATCCATGgggtgtggaaagacctttagtcAAAGAtgtaatcttatttcccataagttgattcacacaggagagaaaccttataaatgcatggagtgtggaaagacctttgctcaaagagctCATCTTACTTTCCATAAAATGATCCACACAGGtgagaagccttataaatgcatagagtgtggaaagacctttgctcaaagatgtaatcttacttcccataagttgattcactcaggagagaaaccttataaatgcatggagtgtggaaagacctttagtcAAAGATgtaatcttacttcccataagttgattcacacaggagagaaaccttataaatgcatggagtgtggaaagacctttgctcaaagagctcatcttacttcccataaaatgatccacacaggtgagaagccttataaatgcatggagtgtggaaagacctttggtcaaagatgtaatcttacttcccataagttgattcactcaggagagaaaccttataaatgcatggagtgtggaaagacctttgcttatAGAAGTtcacttatttcccataaaatgacccacacaggggagaagccttataaatgcatggagtgtggaaagacctttggtcgAAGAGctcatcttacttcccataaaatgacccacacaggggagaagccttataaatgcatggagtgtggaaagtccTTTAGTCAAAGATataatcttacttcccataagttgattcacacaggagagaaaccttataaatgcatggagtgtggaaagacctttgctcacagCACTACACTTAGTTCCCATAATACactccacacaggggagaaaccacatAAATGCCTGGAATGTGGACAGACATTTACTAGTGTCAGTGGACTTAGAGGACACAAAAAGATCCACTcaggagagaagccatttaagtgcatggagtgtggaaagacctttgctcaaaaacCGAATCTTACGTCCCATAAGAAGGTCCACACAGatgagaagccatataaatgcatagagtgcggcaagacctttgctcagaataGATATCTATCGTCTCATAAAAGAATCCACGCGCAGGAGAAACTGTATAGCAATTCCACTTAG
- the LOC139162873 gene encoding zinc finger protein 91-like isoform X6 has protein sequence MSYFSRGSLGKSQVTSRTPQKEGLVSFEEVAVSFSEEEWSLLDPDQKSLHLEVMLENHRNVVSLGNNGQENQDSCELFQVIDTKEGMENFGIGMEVKSPERNQSKNWNQESSSSTDAPMQDFLPQQVKIRGKYIGKSVKLNKAEVQVNEQCGKTFAQRGNLISHKMIHTGEKPYKCMECGKIFALSSRLTIHKKLHTKEKQFKCIKCGKYFRRNEQLIVHNRIHTGEKLYKCMECGKTFAQRCNLTSHKLIHTGEKPYKCMECGKTFAQNSALTYHNTLHTGEKPYKCLECGKTFTSVSGLRRHKKIHSGEKSFKCMECGKTFAHRCDLISHKRSHTGEKPYKCIVCGKTFAYRSSLISHKMTHTGEKPYKCMECGKTFGRRAHLTYHKMTHTGEKPYKCMACGKTFARSSALTSHKWVHTGEKPYKCMECGKTFALSSRLTIHKIIHMRKKPFKCMDCGKTFTNGSGLRKHKTIHTGEKPYKCMECGKTFAQRAHLISHKMIHTGEKPYKSMGCGKTFSQRCNLISHKLIHTGEKPYKCMECGKTFAQRAHLTFHKMIHTGEKPYKCIECGKTFAQRCNLTSHKLIHSGEKPYKCMECGKTFSQRCNLTSHKLIHTGEKPYKCMECGKTFAQRAHLTSHKMIHTGEKPYKCMECGKTFGQRCNLTSHKLIHSGEKPYKCMECGKTFAYRSSLISHKMTHTGEKPYKCMECGKTFGRRAHLTSHKMTHTGEKPYKCMECGKSFSQRYNLTSHKLIHTGEKPYKCMECGKTFAHSTTLSSHNTLHTGEKPHKCLECGQTFTSVSGLRGHKKIHSGEKPFKCMECGKTFAQKPNLTSHKKVHTDEKPYKCIECGKTFAQNRYLSSHKRIHAQEKLYSNST, from the coding sequence gtaataatgggcaggagaatcaagattcctgtgaactgttccaaGTGATCGATACTAAAGAGGGAATGGAGAAttttggaattggaatggaagTCAAAAGCCCTGAGAGAAACCAGTCAAAgaattggaatcaggaaagctcatcCTCCACTGATGCTCCGATGCAAGACTTTCTCCCACAACAAGTTAAAATAAGGGGGAAATATATTGGGAAAAGTGTGAAGCTAAACAAAGCTGAAGTACAAGTAAATGAacagtgtggaaagacctttgctcaaagaggcaatcttatttcccataagatgatccacacaggggagaagccatataaatgcatggaatgtggaaagatctTTGCTCTGAGCAGTAGACTTACTATCCACAAAAAGCTCCAcacaaaagagaaacaatttaaATGCATCAAATGTggaaaatatttcagaagaaatGAGCAACTTATTGTTCATaacaggatccacacaggagagaaactttataaatgcatggagtgtggaaagacctttgctcaaagatgtaatcttacttcccataagttgattcacacaggagagaaaccttataaatgcatggagtgtggaaagacctttgctcagaacaGTGCACTTACTTATCATAATACactccacacaggggagaagccatataaatgcctggaatgtggaaagacattTACTAGTGTCAGTGGACTTAGAAGACACAAAAAGATCCACTCAGGAGAGAAGTCATTTaagtgcatggaatgtggaaagacctttgctcatagatgtgatcttatttcccataaaagaagccacacgggggagaagccatataaatgcatagtgtgtggaaagacctttgcttatAGAAGTtcacttatttcccataaaatgacccacacaggggagaagccttataaatgcatggagtgtggaaagacctttggtcgAAGAGCTCATCTTACTTACCATAAaatgacccacacaggggagaaaccatataaatgcatggcgtgtggaaagacctttgctcgaagcagtgcacttacttcccataagtgggtccacacaggggagaagccgtataaatgcatggagtgtggaaagacctttgctctgaGCAGTAGACTTACTATCCACAAAATTATCCACATGAGGAAAAAGCCATTTAAGTGCATGGATTGTGGAAAGACATTTACTAATGGAAGCGGACTTAGAAAACACAAAACGATCCACACGGgagagaagccttataaatgcatggagtgtggaaagacctttgctcaaagagctcatcttatttcccataaaatgaTCCACACAGGTGAGAAGCCTTATAAATCCATGgggtgtggaaagacctttagtcAAAGAtgtaatcttatttcccataagttgattcacacaggagagaaaccttataaatgcatggagtgtggaaagacctttgctcaaagagctCATCTTACTTTCCATAAAATGATCCACACAGGtgagaagccttataaatgcatagagtgtggaaagacctttgctcaaagatgtaatcttacttcccataagttgattcactcaggagagaaaccttataaatgcatggagtgtggaaagacctttagtcAAAGATgtaatcttacttcccataagttgattcacacaggagagaaaccttataaatgcatggagtgtggaaagacctttgctcaaagagctcatcttacttcccataaaatgatccacacaggtgagaagccttataaatgcatggagtgtggaaagacctttggtcaaagatgtaatcttacttcccataagttgattcactcaggagagaaaccttataaatgcatggagtgtggaaagacctttgcttatAGAAGTtcacttatttcccataaaatgacccacacaggggagaagccttataaatgcatggagtgtggaaagacctttggtcgAAGAGctcatcttacttcccataaaatgacccacacaggggagaagccttataaatgcatggagtgtggaaagtccTTTAGTCAAAGATataatcttacttcccataagttgattcacacaggagagaaaccttataaatgcatggagtgtggaaagacctttgctcacagCACTACACTTAGTTCCCATAATACactccacacaggggagaaaccacatAAATGCCTGGAATGTGGACAGACATTTACTAGTGTCAGTGGACTTAGAGGACACAAAAAGATCCACTcaggagagaagccatttaagtgcatggagtgtggaaagacctttgctcaaaaacCGAATCTTACGTCCCATAAGAAGGTCCACACAGatgagaagccatataaatgcatagagtgcggcaagacctttgctcagaataGATATCTATCGTCTCATAAAAGAATCCACGCGCAGGAGAAACTGTATAGCAATTCCACTTAG